One window of the Mixophyes fleayi isolate aMixFle1 chromosome 6, aMixFle1.hap1, whole genome shotgun sequence genome contains the following:
- the IKZF5 gene encoding zinc finger protein Pegasus isoform X3, with product MGEKKPEALDFVKDFQEYLTQQTHHVNMISGSVSGDKETDSLQGGEKPHRCHLCPFASAYERHLEAHMRSHTGEKPYKCELCSFRCSDRSNLSHHRRRKHKMLPIKGTRPSLGNKKMWGVLQKKVSSLGYSRRTLINLSPPSMVVHKSDYLSDFSHEIPSIQSEAYENLAKASHAGILSRDPQELMVDNPLNQLSTLAGQLSSLPPDTHNPASPDTGPCPDEKPFMIQQPPAPACASAVSTSVPRSSSPASPEVRPAHNHRNCSPMAGPSSERSGRTSTPSISNSQPSTPAPALPVQDPQLLHHCQHCDMYFADNILYTIHMGCHGYENPFQCNICGCKCKNKYDFACHFARGQHSQH from the exons ATGGGTGAGAAAAAGCCAGAGGCGCTGGACTTTGTAAAGGATTTCCAGGAATATCTCACACAGCAAACGCATCACGTCAACATGATTTCTGGCTCTGTGAGCGGCGACAAGGAGACAGACAGCTTACAAGGAG GTGAGAAGCCTCATCGGTGCCACCTGTGCCCTTTTGCATCTGCATATGAGCGACACTTAGAGGCACACATGCGTTCCCACACCGGCGAGAAGCCTTACAAATGTGAGCTGTGTTCCTTCCGCTGCAGTGACCGCAGCAACTTGTCCCACCACCGGCGCCGCAAACACAAGATGCTGCCTATTAAAGGCACGCGCCCGTCCCTTGGCAACAAAAAAATGTGGGGTGTCCTTCAGAAAAAAGTCAGCAGCTTGGGGTACAGCCGCCGAACTCTCATTAACCTCAGCCCCCCATCCATGGTGGTGCATAAGTCAGACTATTTGAGCGACTTCTCCCATGAGATACCTAGCATCCAAAGTGAGGCCTATGAAAATCTAGCCAAGGCCTCGCATGCAGGGATCCTGTCAAGGGACCCACAAGAGCTCATGGTGGACAATCCCTTAAACCAGTTATCTACCTTGGCAGGACAACTCTCCAGCCTTCCACCAGACACACACAACCCTGCCTCTCCAGACACAGGACCTTGCCCTGATGAGAAACCCTTCATGATCCAACAGCCTCCAGCACCAGCCTGCGCCTCGGCCGTCTCCACCAGTGTTCCCCGGAGCTCCTCCCCAGCCAGCCCTGAGGTCCGTCCAGCTCACAATCACAGGAACTGTAGCCCTATGGCCGGGCCCAGCAGTGAGCGCAGCGGACGAACCAGCACACCCAGCATTAGCAACAGCCAACCTAGCACCCCAGCCCCTGCTCTGCCCGTACAGGACCCTCAACTTCTGCACCACTGCCAGCACTGTGACATGTACTTTGCAGACAATATACTGTACACAATCCACATGGGATGCCATGGTTATGAAAATCCTTTCCAATGCAACATCTGTGGTTGCAAATGCAAAAACAAGTATGACTTTGCTTGCCACTTTGCTCGAGGTCAGCACAGCCAACACTGA
- the PSTK gene encoding L-seryl-tRNA(Sec) kinase, producing the protein MDEPSRTWNIGLCVLCGLPGAGKSTLARGLQNGDNPFPVVVITYDDVITDAAFQGEPVCESPDISCQSEEAGGRQTSLWKQYRQNLLQCLEHLIVALLSCSNLKAPDGIIEGHWNRFVQCLESQGLISAAKSVSDFNQFLINPKLSPICLILDDNFYYQSMRYEVYQLARKYSLGFCQLYLHCSTDCCLLRNTSRPHPVTDKTILLMDQKIEKPNPEKNTWEKNSLVLDSSRGIAVDDSRITDFLNRALASPVTPPEDDTEEKDKDREICAANIVHQADQSLRRLISETMQTVKGSVCAHNIKGIAQELQCAKAEALDQLRQSMSGKTILCLKTDIHFNAQSFFKEEKDHILRRYLHKDPVP; encoded by the exons ATGGATGAGCCGTCCAGGACCTGGAATATCGGACTATGTGTTCTCTGCGGGCTCCCCGGGGCAGGGAAATCCACCTTAGCTCGAGGGTTACAGAACGGCGACAACCCGTTTCCAGTGGTTGTGATAACGTATGATGACGTCATTACCGATGCCGCCTTTCAGGGGGAGCCGGTCTGTGAGTCTCCAGATATCTCCTGCCAGTCTGAGGAAGCGGGCGGAAGACAA ACGTCTCTCTGGAAGCAGTATCGACAAAACCTTCTGCAGTGCCTTGAGCATCTCATAGTGGCTCTGCTGAGCTGTTCAAATTTAAAAGCCCCAGATGGTATTATTGAAGGACACTGGAACCGATTTGTTCAATGCCTGGAAAGTCAAGGCCTCATCTCTGCTGCAAAATCAGTTTCAGACTTCAACCAGTTCTTGATCAACCCAAAGCTCAGTCCTATCTGTTTGATATTGGATGATAATTTCTACTACCAGAGCATGCGATATGAGGTGTATCAGTTGGCACGCAAGT ATTCTTTGGGATTTTGCCAGTTATATTTGCACTGTTCCACTGACTGTTGCTTGCTGAGGAATACAAGCAGGCCGCATCCTGTCACGGACAAAACTATATTACTTATGGACCAAAAAATAGAGAAACCGAATCCCGAGAAGAACACATGGGAGAAAAACAGTTTGGTCCTGGACAGCTCCAGAGGAATCGCAGTGGATGA TTCAAGAATCACTGATTTCCTGAATCGAGCTTTGGCGAGCCCTGTGACTCCACCGGAGGATGACACAGAGGAAAAG GATAAGGACCGTGAAATCTGTGCAGCCAATATCGTCCATCAGGCAGATCAAAGTCTACGAAGGCTGATTTCTGAGACCATGCAGACAGTGAAAG GGTCTGTTTGTGCACATAACATAAAAGGGATTGCTCAGGAGCTCCAGTGTGCAAAGGCTGAAGCCCTGGATCAATTGAGGCAGAGTATGTCGGGGAAGACTATCTTATGTCTCAAGACAGATATTCATTTCAATGCACAGTCCTTTTTTAAGGAAGAAAAGGACCATATTTTGCGGCGATATTTGCACAAGGATCCGGTGCCATAG
- the IKZF5 gene encoding zinc finger protein Pegasus isoform X2: MGEKKPEALDFVKDFQEYLTQQTHHVNMISGSVSGDKETDSLQGAGTDSDQNGLDHPSVEVSLDESAGMLVDGFERTYDGKLKCRYCNYASKGTARLIEHIRIHTGEKPHRCHLCPFASAYERHLEAHMRSHTGEKPYKCELCSFRCSDRSNLSHHRRRKHKMLPIKGTRPSLGNKKMWGVLQKKVSSLGYSRRTLINLSPPSMVVHKSDYLSDFSHEIPSIQSEAYENLAKASHAGILSRDPQELMVDNPLNQLSTLAGQLSSLPPDTHNPASPDTGPCPDEKPFMIQQPPAPACASAVSTSVPRSSSPASPEVRPAHNHRNCSPMAGPSSERSGRTSTPSISNSQPSTPAPALPVQDPQLLHHCQHCDMYFADNILYTIHMGCHGYENPFQCNICGCKCKNKYDFACHFARGQHSQH; the protein is encoded by the exons ATGGGTGAGAAAAAGCCAGAGGCGCTGGACTTTGTAAAGGATTTCCAGGAATATCTCACACAGCAAACGCATCACGTCAACATGATTTCTGGCTCTGTGAGCGGCGACAAGGAGACAGACAGCTTACAAGGAG CTGGGACAGACAGTGATCAGAATGGGCTGGACCACCCGTCTGTGGAGGTGTCTCTGGATGAGAGCGCGGGGATGCTGGTGGATGGCTTTGAGCGGACATATGATGGGAAACTAAAATGCCGTTACTGTAACTATGCCAGCAAAGGCACCGCTCGTCTCATAGAACACATTCGCATACACACAG GTGAGAAGCCTCATCGGTGCCACCTGTGCCCTTTTGCATCTGCATATGAGCGACACTTAGAGGCACACATGCGTTCCCACACCGGCGAGAAGCCTTACAAATGTGAGCTGTGTTCCTTCCGCTGCAGTGACCGCAGCAACTTGTCCCACCACCGGCGCCGCAAACACAAGATGCTGCCTATTAAAGGCACGCGCCCGTCCCTTGGCAACAAAAAAATGTGGGGTGTCCTTCAGAAAAAAGTCAGCAGCTTGGGGTACAGCCGCCGAACTCTCATTAACCTCAGCCCCCCATCCATGGTGGTGCATAAGTCAGACTATTTGAGCGACTTCTCCCATGAGATACCTAGCATCCAAAGTGAGGCCTATGAAAATCTAGCCAAGGCCTCGCATGCAGGGATCCTGTCAAGGGACCCACAAGAGCTCATGGTGGACAATCCCTTAAACCAGTTATCTACCTTGGCAGGACAACTCTCCAGCCTTCCACCAGACACACACAACCCTGCCTCTCCAGACACAGGACCTTGCCCTGATGAGAAACCCTTCATGATCCAACAGCCTCCAGCACCAGCCTGCGCCTCGGCCGTCTCCACCAGTGTTCCCCGGAGCTCCTCCCCAGCCAGCCCTGAGGTCCGTCCAGCTCACAATCACAGGAACTGTAGCCCTATGGCCGGGCCCAGCAGTGAGCGCAGCGGACGAACCAGCACACCCAGCATTAGCAACAGCCAACCTAGCACCCCAGCCCCTGCTCTGCCCGTACAGGACCCTCAACTTCTGCACCACTGCCAGCACTGTGACATGTACTTTGCAGACAATATACTGTACACAATCCACATGGGATGCCATGGTTATGAAAATCCTTTCCAATGCAACATCTGTGGTTGCAAATGCAAAAACAAGTATGACTTTGCTTGCCACTTTGCTCGAGGTCAGCACAGCCAACACTGA
- the IKZF5 gene encoding zinc finger protein Pegasus isoform X1: protein MGEKKPEALDFVKDFQEYLTQQTHHVNMISGSVSGDKETDSLQGGPQNHDVLTANSPCLALPAAGTDSDQNGLDHPSVEVSLDESAGMLVDGFERTYDGKLKCRYCNYASKGTARLIEHIRIHTGEKPHRCHLCPFASAYERHLEAHMRSHTGEKPYKCELCSFRCSDRSNLSHHRRRKHKMLPIKGTRPSLGNKKMWGVLQKKVSSLGYSRRTLINLSPPSMVVHKSDYLSDFSHEIPSIQSEAYENLAKASHAGILSRDPQELMVDNPLNQLSTLAGQLSSLPPDTHNPASPDTGPCPDEKPFMIQQPPAPACASAVSTSVPRSSSPASPEVRPAHNHRNCSPMAGPSSERSGRTSTPSISNSQPSTPAPALPVQDPQLLHHCQHCDMYFADNILYTIHMGCHGYENPFQCNICGCKCKNKYDFACHFARGQHSQH, encoded by the exons ATGGGTGAGAAAAAGCCAGAGGCGCTGGACTTTGTAAAGGATTTCCAGGAATATCTCACACAGCAAACGCATCACGTCAACATGATTTCTGGCTCTGTGAGCGGCGACAAGGAGACAGACAGCTTACAAGGAG GGCCACAAAACCACGATGTGCTCACCGCTAACTCTCCGTGCCTTGCTCTACCGGCAGCTGGGACAGACAGTGATCAGAATGGGCTGGACCACCCGTCTGTGGAGGTGTCTCTGGATGAGAGCGCGGGGATGCTGGTGGATGGCTTTGAGCGGACATATGATGGGAAACTAAAATGCCGTTACTGTAACTATGCCAGCAAAGGCACCGCTCGTCTCATAGAACACATTCGCATACACACAG GTGAGAAGCCTCATCGGTGCCACCTGTGCCCTTTTGCATCTGCATATGAGCGACACTTAGAGGCACACATGCGTTCCCACACCGGCGAGAAGCCTTACAAATGTGAGCTGTGTTCCTTCCGCTGCAGTGACCGCAGCAACTTGTCCCACCACCGGCGCCGCAAACACAAGATGCTGCCTATTAAAGGCACGCGCCCGTCCCTTGGCAACAAAAAAATGTGGGGTGTCCTTCAGAAAAAAGTCAGCAGCTTGGGGTACAGCCGCCGAACTCTCATTAACCTCAGCCCCCCATCCATGGTGGTGCATAAGTCAGACTATTTGAGCGACTTCTCCCATGAGATACCTAGCATCCAAAGTGAGGCCTATGAAAATCTAGCCAAGGCCTCGCATGCAGGGATCCTGTCAAGGGACCCACAAGAGCTCATGGTGGACAATCCCTTAAACCAGTTATCTACCTTGGCAGGACAACTCTCCAGCCTTCCACCAGACACACACAACCCTGCCTCTCCAGACACAGGACCTTGCCCTGATGAGAAACCCTTCATGATCCAACAGCCTCCAGCACCAGCCTGCGCCTCGGCCGTCTCCACCAGTGTTCCCCGGAGCTCCTCCCCAGCCAGCCCTGAGGTCCGTCCAGCTCACAATCACAGGAACTGTAGCCCTATGGCCGGGCCCAGCAGTGAGCGCAGCGGACGAACCAGCACACCCAGCATTAGCAACAGCCAACCTAGCACCCCAGCCCCTGCTCTGCCCGTACAGGACCCTCAACTTCTGCACCACTGCCAGCACTGTGACATGTACTTTGCAGACAATATACTGTACACAATCCACATGGGATGCCATGGTTATGAAAATCCTTTCCAATGCAACATCTGTGGTTGCAAATGCAAAAACAAGTATGACTTTGCTTGCCACTTTGCTCGAGGTCAGCACAGCCAACACTGA